A window of the Deltaproteobacteria bacterium genome harbors these coding sequences:
- a CDS encoding ATP-binding protein, which translates to MNGRILPFPQREISSPVTAVVAPLVGRATELAFLHERLKTALQGQRQIVFIAGEPGIGKTSLVDTFLVQVRTSADILITRGQCVEQYGPGEAYMPLLEATSRLCRGSSGKQRVAALQRYAPSWLAQLPGLLEPQEYQRLQQQVQGTSRERM; encoded by the coding sequence ATGAATGGGCGGATTCTCCCTTTCCCTCAACGAGAAATCTCTTCTCCTGTCACTGCTGTAGTCGCCCCGCTGGTCGGGCGTGCGACGGAACTCGCGTTCTTGCACGAGCGGTTGAAAACGGCCCTTCAAGGCCAACGGCAAATTGTCTTTATTGCTGGCGAGCCGGGCATTGGAAAAACATCACTTGTTGATACGTTCCTTGTGCAGGTACGTACATCTGCTGACATTCTTATTACCAGGGGACAATGTGTCGAGCAGTACGGACCAGGCGAAGCGTATATGCCGCTGCTGGAGGCGACGTCGCGGTTGTGTCGTGGGTCGAGCGGGAAGCAACGGGTTGCGGCCTTGCAGCGCTATGCGCCGAGTTGGTTAGCGCAACTTCCTGGTCTGCTTGAGCCGCAAGAATATCAACGCCTCCAACAACAGGTGCAGGGGACGAGTCGAGAACGCATGTGA
- the pheA gene encoding prephenate dehydratase: protein MSQKRTPTSVPQLREQIDRLDTQILTLVNRRAQLAAQIGHIKRQEGSAAYVPSREQQVFARLASLNKGPLSNEAIQAIYREIISAARALEQTLRVAYFGPEATYTHMAAREQFGSQAVFVPVSTIPQVFAEVERGEADYGVVPIENSTEGSVSITLDTFVDSPLKIIAERSLEIRHCLLSRAAKLSQIKRVLAHPQALAQCRRWLAANLPGVPTEEVASNARAAELAVATSGVAAIAGRLAAERYKLKIVAEGIQDQSANFTRFAILSRDAQPSQPTGHNRTSLLFSVRDEVGVLYRTLQPFAENGVSITRIESRPLKGRPWEYLFFIDLQGHVSDTKIAQALRAIESHCPLVKVLGSYASANNIARSR from the coding sequence GTGTCACAGAAGCGTACCCCTACGTCAGTTCCACAATTGCGTGAGCAAATCGATCGCCTTGATACCCAAATTCTCACGCTGGTGAATCGTCGTGCGCAGTTGGCTGCGCAAATCGGTCATATTAAACGACAAGAAGGCTCTGCTGCCTATGTGCCGAGTCGCGAGCAACAAGTGTTTGCACGTCTGGCCTCGCTTAACAAAGGGCCGTTGTCGAACGAGGCTATCCAAGCGATTTATCGAGAAATCATCTCTGCTGCTCGTGCGCTCGAACAAACGCTGCGGGTCGCCTACTTCGGACCAGAGGCGACCTACACCCACATGGCGGCACGAGAACAATTCGGTTCACAAGCCGTGTTTGTGCCAGTGTCGACGATTCCACAAGTGTTTGCCGAAGTGGAACGGGGCGAGGCTGATTATGGCGTAGTGCCGATTGAGAATTCGACTGAAGGGTCTGTTTCCATCACGTTGGATACGTTTGTGGACTCGCCTCTGAAAATTATTGCTGAACGCTCACTAGAGATTCGTCATTGTTTGTTGAGTCGGGCAGCAAAGCTGAGTCAGATTAAGCGCGTGCTGGCACATCCGCAGGCATTGGCGCAATGTCGTCGCTGGTTAGCGGCAAATCTTCCCGGGGTTCCAACTGAAGAAGTGGCGAGTAATGCCCGTGCAGCAGAGTTGGCCGTAGCGACGAGTGGTGTTGCCGCCATTGCTGGACGATTGGCGGCTGAACGCTATAAACTCAAAATTGTGGCGGAAGGTATTCAGGATCAGTCGGCGAACTTTACCCGTTTTGCGATACTGAGCCGTGATGCGCAGCCGTCGCAGCCAACTGGCCATAATCGTACGTCATTGCTCTTCTCAGTGCGCGATGAAGTTGGCGTGCTCTATCGTACGCTGCAACCTTTCGCTGAGAATGGGGTGAGCATTACGCGGATTGAGTCACGCCCGCTCAAAGGGCGACCGTGGGAGTATTTGTTCTTTATTGATCTACAAGGCCATGTGAGCGATACAAAGATCGCCCAGGCTTTACGCGCGATCGAGTCGCATTGTCCGTTAGTGAAGGTGCTGGGATCGTATGCCAGTGCCAATAACATTGCTCGTTCGAGGTAA
- a CDS encoding histidinol-phosphate transaminase, whose product MDMKKYVPEWILSLTPYQPGKPIEELEREYGVHDSIKIASNENPLGPSPKAVAAITAALPDLHRYPDGDAFYLKRRLCEKLGIDRSRLIIGNGSNELIEMIVRTFLRVGESVVVGKHAFAIYHLCVQAAGGKTIAVPHKGFKFDLEAMAKAIEPNTRIVFLDNPNNPTGTIYTRSEWEAFLRAVSPDVLIVVDEAYFEFVDDPEYPNSMEYQKGDRLLITLRTFSKICGLAGVRVGYGVSSPEVIDALNRIRQPFNVNSLGQIGTLAALDDDEHIKRTQDNNRQGMLYLKRELDRLKLEYAPSWGNFLLVKVGAGTYQKLLPEGVIIRPMEGYGFPGYARVSIGTPTENQRFVGAMEKMSKK is encoded by the coding sequence ATGGACATGAAAAAGTACGTGCCAGAATGGATCTTATCTCTGACGCCGTATCAGCCAGGCAAGCCCATCGAAGAGCTGGAACGTGAGTATGGTGTGCATGATTCGATCAAGATTGCCTCGAACGAAAACCCGCTCGGTCCCTCACCAAAGGCGGTCGCGGCGATTACTGCGGCATTGCCGGACCTCCACCGTTATCCCGACGGCGATGCGTTTTATTTGAAGCGTCGCCTGTGCGAGAAGCTGGGTATCGATCGCTCACGGCTGATTATCGGCAACGGCTCGAACGAACTGATCGAGATGATCGTGCGCACGTTCTTGCGCGTGGGCGAGTCAGTGGTCGTCGGTAAGCATGCCTTTGCCATCTATCATCTCTGTGTACAAGCGGCAGGTGGAAAAACTATTGCCGTGCCGCACAAGGGTTTCAAGTTTGATCTTGAAGCGATGGCCAAAGCGATCGAACCGAATACCCGCATCGTGTTTCTCGATAACCCCAATAATCCGACCGGCACGATCTATACGCGGAGTGAATGGGAAGCCTTCTTGCGTGCAGTGTCTCCTGATGTACTGATTGTCGTCGACGAAGCCTATTTTGAGTTTGTCGACGATCCTGAATATCCGAACTCGATGGAGTACCAGAAAGGCGATCGGTTACTGATCACCTTACGGACCTTCTCGAAGATCTGTGGCCTGGCTGGAGTACGGGTTGGCTATGGTGTCTCCTCACCAGAAGTGATCGATGCGCTCAATCGCATTCGTCAACCGTTCAATGTCAACTCACTCGGGCAGATTGGTACGCTCGCTGCGCTGGACGATGACGAGCACATCAAACGGACACAAGACAACAATCGCCAGGGAATGCTCTATCTCAAGCGAGAACTCGATCGCCTCAAATTGGAATACGCGCCAAGTTGGGGTAATTTCTTGCTGGTGAAAGTCGGCGCGGGAACGTACCAGAAGCTGCTGCCAGAAGGGGTGATTATTCGACCGATGGAAGGCTATGGGTTTCCTGGGTACGCACGGGTGAGTATTGGAACGCCAACGGAGAATCAGCGGTTTGTGGGGGCGATGGAGAAAATGTCGAAGAAGTAG
- a CDS encoding prephenate dehydrogenase/arogenate dehydrogenase family protein: MLFNRLIIAGVGLIGGSLGLAARERGLVREVVGFGRTEANLKVALERGLISSYTFDPAEAARGADIFLLAVPVEATRSTMEKFIPHLPPGCIITDAGSTKEQVVKTLEDVLPATLPCVGAHPIAGTEHSGAAAAFSTLFDKRLCILTPTARTDRAALAKVRALWEGVGMRVEEMDMRAHDQVLARVSHLPHMIAFSVMNAVLDTHVAGVDLLPYAGGAFSDLTRVAASPVEMWRDIATSNREALLTAISEFETALAQIKTAIASGDSETLSNAIERARGERQRLTRIREQRESGEGKEEAKKG; this comes from the coding sequence ATGCTTTTCAACCGCCTTATCATCGCCGGAGTTGGTCTCATCGGCGGCTCGCTTGGACTCGCGGCTCGCGAGCGTGGACTTGTGCGTGAAGTGGTTGGCTTCGGTCGGACTGAAGCGAATCTGAAAGTTGCTTTGGAACGTGGACTGATCAGCTCATATACCTTTGACCCAGCCGAAGCTGCGCGTGGCGCAGATATCTTTTTATTGGCAGTTCCTGTAGAGGCGACCCGGTCGACGATGGAGAAGTTTATTCCTCACCTGCCACCGGGCTGCATCATCACTGATGCTGGCAGTACCAAAGAACAAGTTGTGAAGACACTCGAAGACGTGCTGCCTGCGACCTTGCCGTGTGTTGGTGCGCATCCGATTGCGGGCACGGAACATTCCGGGGCTGCCGCAGCCTTTTCTACCCTCTTCGATAAACGCTTGTGTATTCTGACGCCAACTGCACGAACTGATCGTGCTGCTTTGGCCAAGGTTCGAGCCCTGTGGGAAGGCGTGGGCATGCGCGTCGAAGAAATGGATATGCGGGCTCATGATCAAGTCCTCGCCCGCGTGAGCCATTTGCCCCACATGATTGCGTTCAGTGTGATGAACGCTGTGCTTGATACACACGTTGCAGGAGTCGATTTGCTGCCCTACGCTGGTGGTGCGTTTTCTGACCTCACCCGTGTTGCCGCAAGTCCTGTCGAAATGTGGCGTGACATTGCGACGTCAAATCGTGAGGCGTTGCTAACTGCAATTTCCGAATTCGAGACTGCACTTGCACAGATAAAAACAGCGATCGCGAGTGGCGACAGTGAAACATTGTCGAATGCGATTGAGCGGGCGCGGGGAGAGCGGCAGAGGCTGACGAGGATACGAGAGCAGAGGGAGTCAGGAGAGGGAAAAGAAGAAGCGAAGAAGGGCTAG
- the aroA gene encoding 3-phosphoshikimate 1-carboxyvinyltransferase, which translates to MQIRPTSNGVRGTLTLPGDKSISHRAVMFASIAQGKSRIVNCSGGGDNRSTIAAFRALGVEIDQNGTDILIKGKGWHGLHAAAGTIDCGNSGTTMRLLSGLLAARPFDSRLDGDESLRSRPMKRVMAPLTEMGADIISEGGENRAPLRIHGKPLHSLAYRSPVASAQVKSAILLAGLQAQGKTTVWEPERSRDHTERMLPAFGVPIDVSGTEVSVAGGQELRACDVEVPGDFSSAAFFLTAASIVPGSELRVRDVGLNPTRVGALDVLRMMGANIQVENLHEMCGEPVGDLLVRASSLCGIELSGELVVRAIDEIPTLAVAAVFAQGTTTIRDAQELRVKESDRLTALATTLNTLGAKVTELPDGLLIAGGHGLHGGRVSSFGDHRIAMALTIAGLAGTGAIVLEEGASVAISFPSFYSLVRDLTEPATIQL; encoded by the coding sequence ATCCAAATCCGCCCCACATCAAACGGTGTACGTGGGACGCTCACTCTTCCTGGCGACAAGTCGATTAGTCATCGGGCGGTGATGTTTGCCTCGATCGCGCAAGGTAAGAGCCGTATCGTCAACTGTTCGGGTGGTGGCGACAACCGCAGTACGATCGCTGCGTTTCGCGCGCTTGGTGTGGAGATCGACCAAAACGGGACTGATATTCTGATCAAAGGCAAAGGCTGGCACGGACTCCATGCGGCTGCTGGGACCATCGATTGTGGCAATTCCGGGACCACGATGCGATTGCTTTCAGGATTGCTTGCTGCCCGCCCGTTTGATTCACGCCTTGATGGGGATGAATCATTACGCAGTCGTCCGATGAAACGTGTCATGGCACCGCTGACGGAAATGGGTGCGGACATTATCAGTGAAGGTGGTGAGAATCGCGCCCCTTTACGTATTCATGGCAAGCCATTACACAGCCTTGCCTACCGTAGTCCGGTTGCCAGCGCGCAAGTGAAGTCTGCGATTCTCCTCGCCGGTTTGCAGGCACAGGGGAAGACCACTGTGTGGGAGCCTGAACGGTCGCGCGATCACACTGAACGTATGTTGCCTGCGTTTGGCGTGCCGATCGACGTGAGTGGTACGGAAGTTTCTGTTGCTGGTGGACAAGAGTTACGTGCCTGTGATGTTGAGGTTCCTGGCGACTTTTCCTCAGCCGCATTTTTTCTCACCGCTGCGTCGATTGTTCCCGGCTCGGAACTCCGCGTGCGAGATGTTGGACTCAATCCGACGCGTGTTGGTGCCCTTGATGTCTTACGGATGATGGGGGCAAACATTCAGGTCGAAAATCTTCACGAAATGTGTGGTGAACCGGTCGGAGATTTGCTTGTGCGCGCTAGTTCTCTGTGTGGCATCGAGCTGAGTGGAGAATTAGTCGTTCGAGCTATAGATGAGATTCCCACACTTGCAGTTGCTGCCGTGTTTGCACAGGGGACGACAACCATCCGCGATGCCCAAGAATTGCGCGTGAAGGAAAGTGATCGACTCACAGCGCTGGCGACAACACTCAATACTTTAGGGGCAAAAGTGACCGAGCTGCCTGATGGATTATTGATTGCGGGAGGTCATGGTTTGCACGGTGGCCGCGTGAGCAGCTTTGGCGATCATCGCATTGCCATGGCCCTCACCATTGCCGGACTAGCGGGAACTGGAGCGATAGTGCTAGAAGAAGGGGCGTCGGTAGCGATCTCGTTCCCGAGTTTCTACAGTTTAGTACGAGATCTTACCGAACCAGCCACGATCCAGTTATGA
- a CDS encoding (d)CMP kinase, with the protein MKAGLIIAVDGPSGAGKSSSSRALAERLQYRYIDTGALYRVIGLLAWEQRVSLDDKARLGALCQDLPLRFVPSGAKVSIFLGERDITAAIRQPEVSQMASKVSAQPVVREGLLTLQRNMGKGGGVVMEGRDIGTVVFPDADVKFFLDASAEERGRRRYAELQQQGVTTTIETTVREMAERDQRDSSREHAPLRCADDATALDTTGLSLDEVIGIMLRHVENARKC; encoded by the coding sequence ATGAAAGCAGGTCTGATTATTGCCGTTGACGGCCCCTCTGGTGCAGGAAAAAGCTCATCGAGTCGCGCTCTCGCTGAACGTTTGCAGTACCGATACATCGACACTGGTGCGTTATATCGTGTGATTGGGCTTCTAGCGTGGGAACAGCGGGTGAGTCTTGATGATAAGGCGCGCCTTGGAGCGCTCTGTCAAGATTTACCGCTACGATTTGTTCCGAGTGGAGCCAAAGTGAGTATTTTCCTTGGTGAGCGGGACATTACTGCGGCGATTCGTCAACCGGAAGTCAGTCAGATGGCCTCGAAAGTGTCGGCCCAGCCGGTGGTGCGAGAAGGTCTTTTGACGTTGCAAAGAAATATGGGCAAGGGTGGCGGGGTTGTAATGGAAGGCCGCGATATTGGTACGGTGGTCTTTCCTGACGCTGATGTGAAGTTCTTCCTTGATGCGTCAGCCGAAGAACGCGGACGGCGGCGTTATGCTGAATTACAACAACAAGGGGTGACGACGACCATCGAAACGACCGTGCGAGAAATGGCGGAACGTGATCAGCGAGACAGTAGCCGTGAACATGCACCGTTACGCTGTGCCGACGATGCGACTGCGCTTGATACGACGGGACTGTCCTTAGACGAGGTGATAGGCATCATGCTGCGGCATGTCGAGAACGCTCGCAAGTGCTGA
- a CDS encoding 30S ribosomal protein S1 yields the protein MEHNKETLTETRPPKGGGMGEDFGQMFEESLQSVKPGEIVRGRVVKIGPEVVTVDIGYKSEGHIPVSEFRLRDGRITVQEGDEIEVFFDAADAEQEGIVLSRAKAEQHRIWHDIEEAYNTKTPIDGAIVGKVKGGLKVDIGVLAFLPGSHVDIRPVRDLDRFVGKKGKFAVLKFNRARANVVVSRRAVLELERANLRDETLKILEEGVILEGTVKNITDYGAFVDLGGIDGLLHVTDMSWGRIGHPSEVISAGEKIQVVVLKYDAEKQRVSLGMKQLVPDPWHAITERYVVGSRIHGKVVSLADYGAFVELEKGVEGLLHVSELSWTKRITHPSKLLSVGQDVEVMVLEVSPEYRRISLGLKQITQNPWELVRANHPVGSRIHGKIKSITDFGVFVEVEDGIDGLVHISDLHWTKKVKHPSELYKKGDEVDAVVLGVDVENERVSLGVKQVVADPWSTLTQRHPVGSRIHGKVTSVTDFGIFVEVEEGIEGLVHISQLSTERVEKPSSLFQVGKEVEAEVIHIDPREHKMGLSIKALRRSEERAEMEAYLKREREEARFSFEDILREELRLDRDEGDDRGGRRRG from the coding sequence ATGGAACATAACAAAGAAACACTCACCGAAACGAGGCCGCCCAAAGGAGGCGGCATGGGCGAAGATTTCGGGCAGATGTTCGAGGAAAGCCTGCAATCCGTAAAGCCTGGAGAAATCGTCCGCGGTCGAGTGGTCAAGATCGGACCGGAGGTTGTCACCGTCGATATTGGCTATAAGTCAGAAGGACATATTCCTGTTTCTGAGTTTCGTCTGCGCGACGGACGGATAACTGTGCAAGAAGGAGATGAGATTGAAGTCTTCTTTGATGCCGCAGATGCCGAACAGGAAGGGATCGTTCTTTCTCGCGCCAAAGCGGAGCAACATCGTATCTGGCACGATATCGAAGAGGCGTACAACACAAAAACCCCTATCGATGGAGCCATCGTTGGTAAGGTAAAAGGCGGCCTCAAAGTTGATATTGGTGTGTTAGCGTTTCTCCCTGGGTCGCATGTGGATATTCGTCCGGTTCGGGATTTGGACCGATTTGTCGGCAAAAAGGGCAAATTTGCCGTTCTGAAATTCAACCGTGCGCGTGCCAATGTCGTCGTCTCTCGCCGCGCTGTATTGGAACTTGAACGCGCGAATCTCCGCGACGAAACCTTAAAGATTCTCGAAGAAGGCGTGATTCTCGAAGGCACCGTCAAGAACATCACCGACTACGGTGCATTTGTTGATCTTGGCGGCATTGATGGCCTGTTACATGTGACCGATATGTCGTGGGGACGTATTGGCCATCCTTCGGAAGTGATCTCGGCGGGCGAAAAAATTCAGGTGGTCGTCCTGAAATATGATGCCGAGAAGCAACGCGTCTCGCTGGGCATGAAACAGCTTGTGCCAGATCCCTGGCATGCTATCACTGAACGTTATGTCGTTGGCAGCCGGATTCACGGAAAAGTGGTGAGTCTTGCGGACTACGGCGCGTTTGTCGAACTGGAGAAGGGGGTAGAAGGGTTGCTCCATGTGTCCGAATTGTCATGGACAAAACGGATTACTCATCCCTCCAAACTGCTCTCGGTGGGACAAGATGTTGAGGTGATGGTCCTAGAAGTCAGCCCTGAATATCGTCGCATCTCCCTGGGACTCAAGCAGATCACGCAGAATCCCTGGGAGTTGGTCCGCGCCAATCATCCTGTGGGGAGTCGCATTCACGGGAAGATCAAGAGTATCACCGATTTTGGTGTCTTCGTCGAAGTTGAAGACGGCATTGACGGTCTCGTGCATATCTCTGATCTCCACTGGACAAAGAAGGTCAAACACCCCTCTGAATTGTACAAAAAGGGAGACGAGGTTGATGCAGTCGTGCTGGGTGTGGATGTCGAAAATGAGCGCGTCTCACTTGGAGTGAAGCAGGTCGTTGCGGATCCGTGGTCGACCCTCACCCAACGTCATCCCGTTGGCAGTCGTATCCATGGAAAAGTCACCAGCGTGACTGATTTCGGCATCTTTGTCGAAGTGGAAGAGGGTATCGAAGGATTAGTGCACATTTCCCAACTGTCGACTGAACGGGTCGAGAAGCCTTCGTCGCTTTTCCAGGTCGGGAAAGAAGTCGAGGCCGAAGTGATTCATATTGACCCACGCGAGCATAAGATGGGGCTCAGCATCAAGGCGCTCCGCCGCAGTGAGGAACGAGCAGAGATGGAAGCGTACCTAAAACGCGAGCGTGAAGAGGCGCGTTTCTCCTTTGAAGATATTCTCCGTGAAGAACTTCGCCTTGATAGGGACGAGGGAGACGATAGGGGAGGACGACGGCGCGGATAG
- a CDS encoding integration host factor subunit beta, protein MTKRDLIEEVAVQYPRFSRRDAEVMVNAVFDSMTEALAKGERIEIRGFGSFMVKQREAREGRNPRTGALVSVAAKKVPLFKVGKELRLRVDGQPVTDANLAGDDTPDDDDDADLDDYDDVENDE, encoded by the coding sequence GTGACTAAGCGGGATTTGATCGAAGAAGTTGCAGTACAGTATCCTCGCTTCTCCAGACGAGACGCCGAGGTTATGGTCAATGCGGTTTTCGACAGTATGACTGAGGCGCTAGCCAAGGGCGAACGCATTGAGATTCGCGGTTTTGGAAGCTTCATGGTGAAACAGCGTGAGGCGCGCGAAGGGCGTAATCCTCGGACTGGCGCGTTGGTGTCAGTGGCTGCCAAGAAGGTCCCTCTCTTCAAAGTGGGCAAAGAGCTACGTTTACGCGTTGATGGACAGCCGGTGACTGATGCCAATCTGGCTGGCGATGACACCCCGGACGATGACGACGATGCTGATCTTGATGACTATGACGATGTAGAGAACGACGAATGA
- a CDS encoding HIT domain-containing protein: protein MSDHDSKYPGNQNEGTAVLWAPWRMQYIEEKKSQDCIFCGSLAEESLKDNLILRVTPHARVMLNKYPYNNGHLMVAPHRHTADLAVLSDHEFADVMQELRNAIGVLQAAFQPQGINVGLNLGVCAGAGIADHLHWHAVPRWNGDTNFMPVIGTVRVMRQHLFESYDRLRPYFLSSPSAVGRISN from the coding sequence ATGAGTGACCATGACTCCAAGTATCCAGGTAACCAAAACGAGGGCACTGCTGTTCTCTGGGCTCCCTGGCGCATGCAGTATATCGAGGAGAAAAAGTCGCAAGACTGTATTTTCTGTGGGTCATTGGCAGAAGAATCGTTAAAGGACAATCTGATCTTACGCGTGACGCCGCATGCGCGCGTGATGCTCAACAAGTATCCGTATAACAATGGGCACCTCATGGTGGCACCACACCGTCATACTGCGGATCTGGCAGTGCTTTCTGACCACGAGTTTGCTGATGTCATGCAGGAATTGCGTAACGCGATTGGCGTTCTCCAAGCTGCGTTTCAACCACAAGGAATCAACGTAGGCCTCAATCTCGGTGTGTGTGCGGGCGCTGGCATTGCCGATCATCTCCATTGGCACGCTGTGCCACGGTGGAATGGTGACACCAATTTTATGCCCGTGATTGGTACGGTTCGGGTCATGCGGCAGCATTTATTTGAGAGTTACGACCGGCTCCGTCCCTACTTTCTCTCCTCACCGTCCGCTGTCGGAAGAATTTCTAACTAA
- a CDS encoding magnesium chelatase has protein sequence METLRREAKTVGDLKRAAYRTLPVREEMRANLIRLLATGERILPGIVGYDDTVIPDIENAILAGHHAVFLGERGQAKSRIIRGLVSLLDEYVPIIRDAEIPEDPFAPISPVGRRLAAERGDNLEIQWAHRDERYAEKLATPDVAVADLIGEVDPIKVAEGRHLSDEETIHYGLIPRTNRGIFAVNELPDLTEKVQVGLFNLMEEKDVQIKGFKIRLPLDIVIVASANPEDYTSRGRIITPLKDRFDVQIRTHYPRSLEHEISIMEQEATAFPRGDSMIHVPQFMKEIIAQVTMEARASNEINQSSGVSVRVSINNLESVLSNAEKRAVRLGEKEIVPRVSDLHALFASTSGKIELEYSGEDKREDDLIDRLVNRAVLKVFDRYFQLEALKPTIAYFTEGGGVKVSDSMAATSYLEDQQRIPGLKESVAALGVGNKSPQIASACEFIFEGLHLHQKLNKEREGGRYMYRS, from the coding sequence ATTGAAACACTCCGCCGTGAGGCGAAAACTGTTGGAGATCTCAAGAGGGCCGCGTATCGCACGCTTCCGGTCCGTGAAGAAATGCGAGCGAACTTGATTCGCCTGCTCGCGACTGGCGAACGCATTCTCCCTGGCATCGTTGGTTACGATGATACGGTTATTCCTGACATTGAGAATGCGATTCTCGCTGGTCACCATGCCGTCTTTCTAGGGGAGCGTGGACAAGCGAAGTCGCGGATTATTCGCGGGTTGGTATCGTTGCTTGATGAATACGTGCCGATTATTCGTGATGCGGAAATTCCTGAAGATCCCTTTGCACCGATTTCGCCTGTCGGGCGTCGTCTTGCAGCTGAACGGGGTGACAATCTCGAGATTCAGTGGGCGCACCGTGACGAGCGTTACGCTGAGAAACTCGCAACGCCTGATGTTGCTGTTGCCGATCTGATTGGTGAGGTTGACCCGATCAAAGTGGCGGAAGGCCGTCATCTCTCGGATGAAGAAACGATTCACTATGGGCTGATTCCACGTACCAACCGCGGTATTTTTGCCGTGAACGAACTTCCTGATCTGACAGAAAAAGTCCAGGTCGGACTCTTCAATCTGATGGAAGAGAAAGATGTCCAGATCAAAGGCTTCAAGATTCGCCTCCCGCTCGATATTGTGATTGTCGCGAGTGCAAACCCAGAAGACTACACGAGCCGTGGCCGGATCATTACACCGTTGAAAGACCGCTTCGACGTGCAAATTCGTACACATTATCCACGTTCGCTTGAGCATGAAATCTCTATCATGGAACAGGAAGCAACCGCCTTCCCGCGCGGCGATAGCATGATCCATGTTCCGCAGTTCATGAAAGAAATCATCGCCCAGGTGACGATGGAAGCACGCGCGTCAAACGAGATCAATCAGTCTTCTGGTGTGAGTGTTCGTGTGTCGATTAACAACCTTGAAAGTGTCCTCAGCAACGCTGAGAAGCGCGCCGTGCGTCTTGGTGAGAAAGAGATCGTCCCGCGCGTGAGCGATCTGCACGCGTTATTTGCTTCAACTTCAGGAAAAATCGAGCTTGAGTATTCAGGTGAAGACAAGCGAGAAGATGACTTGATCGATCGTTTGGTGAATCGCGCTGTGCTCAAGGTCTTTGATCGATATTTTCAGCTTGAGGCGCTTAAGCCGACCATCGCCTATTTTACCGAAGGTGGGGGAGTCAAAGTGTCTGACTCTATGGCTGCGACTTCCTACCTTGAAGATCAGCAAAGAATTCCTGGTCTCAAGGAAAGTGTTGCTGCCCTTGGCGTTGGCAACAAGTCGCCACAGATTGCCTCAGCCTGTGAATTTATCTTCGAAGGGCTCCACCTCCACCAGAAGCTCAATAAAGAGCGCGAAGGTGGACGGTATATGTATCGGTCGTAA